The Camelina sativa cultivar DH55 chromosome 14, Cs, whole genome shotgun sequence genome includes a window with the following:
- the LOC104740878 gene encoding uncharacterized protein LOC104740878, translated as MDMYKDDSSPYCYFHPKEEYVGVCPLCLNERLLVLASKQRSSRTKHSSSSPIISLPKIFALSSLLSRLDLRHRKFHPSSDLDVSTSQEDSFISIKFENNGNASWEKKAVVTTKVCVDNTTNPTCKKQQSPITSSTSIVEHTTAKSSLRWRKRIGHLFHVIKLRSGSSTTSCHVASSKVEGAKVRKQGWMVRTLTRRKSRKSKS; from the exons ATGGATATGTACAAAGATGATAGCTCACCATACTGTTATTTCCATCCAAAAGAAGAATATGTTGGAGTTTGTCCACTCTGTTTGAATGAGAGGCTTCTTGTTTTAGCTTCAAAACAGAGATCATCAAGAACTAAACactcttcctcttcaccaatcATCAGCCTCCCCAAGATCTTCGCCTTGAGCTCCCTCCTCAGTCGCCTCGATCTCCGTCACCGTAAATTCCATCCCTCCTCCGATCTTGACGTCTCCACAAGCCAAGAAG attcTTTCATATCAATAAAATTCGAAAACAATGGAAACGCGTCGTGGGAGAAGAAAGCAGTAGTGACAACAAAGGTTTGTGtagacaacacaacaaacccAACATGCAAGAAGCAGCAATCCCCTATAACGAGCAGCACCAGTATCGTAGAGCACACCACTGCCAAGTCATCGCTTAGGTGGCGCAAGCGGATTGGTCATCTCTTCCACGTTATCAAACTCAGGTCAGGATCGTCCACCACTTCTTGTCACGTGGCATCATCCAAGGTCGAAGGAGCCAAAGTGAGGAAACAGGGTTGGATGGTGAGGACCTTAACCAGAAGAAAATCCAGGAAAAGTAaaagttga